The following DNA comes from Halobacteriovorax sp. HLS.
CTAAAAGACTTTGGGATTATATCAAAGCAAATAAGCTTCAAACTAAAACTGAAAATGGTGCTGCTGAAAATGCAGGAAAGTATATTGTTGCTGATTCAACTTTACTACCAATCTTCAAGAACACTAAATCAACTAGTAAGTCTGGAAAGTTAACTGATCTTACTAATATGAAAGAAGGTGAAACTATCAATATGATGCAAATGGCAGCTGTTGTTGGTGCAAATATCGAGAAATAATTTCAATACTAGGGCCAGTTGAGCTCTTTAAGAGTAGGCTGGCCGTATGTTTTGGAAAGATAAGAAATTAGATCAATTTACTAATGATGAATGGGAATCTCTCTGTGATGGTTGTGGCAAATGCTGTTTACTAAAGCTTGAAGACCCTGACACTATGGAAATTGCTTATACCGCCTGTAGCTGTGATCAGCTTGATACCGATAAAATTCAATGTAAGCAGTATGCATCGAGAAGCCTTGTAGTACCTGAATGCTTGCAAATTACACCTAAAAATATTGCTCAGCTAACTTACTTACCTAGTACTTGCTCTTATAAACTTATTCATGAAGGAAAGGATCTTCCCGAGTGGCACCATCTTGTCTGTGGTGATGCTCAGAGAATTCATGAAATAGGCAGATCTATTAAGGATTACTGTGTTCCTGTCTCCCGTGTCGCTGAAGAAGATTGGGTCGATCTCATCGTTGAAATTGAAGATTAATTATTAGTAGTCTTTATAGGAAAATCCTTGTTAGAATTTCCTTATGAAAATATTTACTAAAATAATACTCCCTTTATCCTTTATGACCTCTGTATTTGCTTCTACTCCAATTGGCTATTACTCAAAAGGTAAAATTGAAAATTCTCAGTCTATAGACCAATTTAGCGGACACTTTGAAAAGTTGTTTAGAGGTAGATCGAACCTTTATGCTACTGAGTATCTTCTGAGTGATGTTGTTACTATAGCTGAAGATATTAAATCTAACTTCTCTGACGTTGAAAAGTTGCAGATTGGGGATATTTCTTCTCTTAATGGAGGCAATATTCCTCGCCATGCTTCTCATCAAAATGGACTTGATATAGATATAGTTTATTTAAGGGTAAATAAAACTCCTCAAAGTACAACTAATCCCGAGTGGGGGGAAGACTTTACGAATGGTAAAAAAGTTTCTAAGAACTTTTCTGTCCAGAGAAATTGGAAGCTCTTTACTAATATCGTATCTATGGGAAATGTTGGGCGTATTTTTGTCGATTGGAGTGTGAAGACTAAGTTTTGCGAAATTCATGGAACAAGTCAGGATCCTTTAGTTAAAGAAACACTAAGAAGATTAAGGCCTGCTAAGTATCATAAGACTCACTTTCATCTTAGGTTAGAATGTCCTAAAGATGCGCCTAAGTGCAGAAAGCAAGATCCTCCTGCAAATAATACAGGTTGTAACAATATGGAAGTAGATTCTCTATAGTAGGGGTGGTCTCTTCTTTACTTTGCCGAAGTAGTCTTCAACACCTTGAGCGATTGCTTTAGCATATTCTTTTTGAAATTTCTTTGTGCTCATTATTTTTAATTCTTTTTGATTAGAAATAAATCCAACTTCTAGTAAAATGGCCGGTCTCTTACTTAATGCCATGACGTAGAATAGGGCCGGTTTAACACCCCTGTCGATCATACCATACTTCTTAGGTAGAACTTTCGATAGTCTGTTATGAATTTTTCCTGATAGCTTTCGAGAGCTTGGTGCTGTTCGATCAATAACTAAGTCTGCAAGAATTTTATTTATAATAACTTGCTCACCTTGTGAGTTCTTATTTTCTACTTCTTCGACTTTCTTAACAGCTGCATCATCATGATTATCTAAGTAGAATGTCTCAAATCCCCTTGATGATCTTGATGTTGATCCATTGATATGAATTGAGATAAAGATATCTGCCTTTATTTTGTCTGCTAGAGCTGCCCTTTGTTCAAGGGTAAGTGTTCTGTCTACACTTCTTGTTAGGTACGCATTGTGATTTTTAGAGATAAGCTTGTGGGCCTCTTTAGCAATGGAAAGAGCAATATCTTTTTCGCACACAATTTTTAGGGTTTTCTTTACCCAGTACTTTCCTTTTGCGCCACAATCTTCTCCACCATGACCAGGGTCAATGAGTATAGACTTAGCACTGGAGTTATCCAGGGAAATTAGAAGAAAAAAGAACAGAGTAATGAATTTCATTAGATTTATTTTAATGTAAAATTCAACTTGTTGAAACATTTTATTTTAATTTAATGATATAATATCACTATGAGTTACATATTAGTCAATAAGAACGAATCCCATTCTAAGGCCATCTCACTACAGTTAAAAACTAAGTTCAGTATCGATATTATACTTTATACAACTCTAGAGCAGGCAAGGGGTATGTTGGAAATTCTTCCTGATATTAAGGGAGTTCTTTTACTCGCCTCAGTTTCAGCAAGTGATATGGAGTACTTTCTAAAAAAGACAGAATCTCTCGATTTTAAATTGATAGTTCCTAGAGAGCAACCCTCAGGTGAAAAATGTACTTTATGGGAAACAAATGAAGATCTAATTGACTTCATTGCCGAGCAGGAAAAGACTGAGCAGTCTACTGAGGGTGACTTTTGTAA
Coding sequences within:
- a CDS encoding SWIB/MDM2 domain-containing protein, yielding MAEEAKGLKKPVKLKSDLASMLGETELPRTEITKRLWDYIKANKLQTKTENGAAENAGKYIVADSTLLPIFKNTKSTSKSGKLTDLTNMKEGETINMMQMAAVVGANIEK
- a CDS encoding YcgN family cysteine cluster protein, whose translation is MFWKDKKLDQFTNDEWESLCDGCGKCCLLKLEDPDTMEIAYTACSCDQLDTDKIQCKQYASRSLVVPECLQITPKNIAQLTYLPSTCSYKLIHEGKDLPEWHHLVCGDAQRIHEIGRSIKDYCVPVSRVAEEDWVDLIVEIED
- a CDS encoding penicillin-insensitive murein endopeptidase gives rise to the protein MKIFTKIILPLSFMTSVFASTPIGYYSKGKIENSQSIDQFSGHFEKLFRGRSNLYATEYLLSDVVTIAEDIKSNFSDVEKLQIGDISSLNGGNIPRHASHQNGLDIDIVYLRVNKTPQSTTNPEWGEDFTNGKKVSKNFSVQRNWKLFTNIVSMGNVGRIFVDWSVKTKFCEIHGTSQDPLVKETLRRLRPAKYHKTHFHLRLECPKDAPKCRKQDPPANNTGCNNMEVDSL
- a CDS encoding N-acetylmuramoyl-L-alanine amidase, which encodes MKFITLFFFLLISLDNSSAKSILIDPGHGGEDCGAKGKYWVKKTLKIVCEKDIALSIAKEAHKLISKNHNAYLTRSVDRTLTLEQRAALADKIKADIFISIHINGSTSRSSRGFETFYLDNHDDAAVKKVEEVENKNSQGEQVIINKILADLVIDRTAPSSRKLSGKIHNRLSKVLPKKYGMIDRGVKPALFYVMALSKRPAILLEVGFISNQKELKIMSTKKFQKEYAKAIAQGVEDYFGKVKKRPPLL